A segment of the Acidobacteriota bacterium genome:
CGAACGCTCGACGACGGCGGCGCGCGGCACGACGGGGACGCCTTCGTGGCGCTCGAGCACGATGGTGGCCTCGACGAACATCCCCGGTTTCAGGAGGCGCTCGTCGTTGCGAACGGAGATCTCGACGCGCAAGGTCCGCGTCACCGGATCCAGGGACGGCGCGATCCGCACGACGCGCCCTTCGAATTGCCGGTCCGGAAACGCGACCGTTCGGATGCGCGCGGGCATCCCGCGGCGCACCCGCGCGGCGTCGGTCCCCACGAGATCGACGTCGGCCACCAGCGAGTCGTCCGGAGCGATCTCGGCGAAGACGTAGCCCGCGGAGACCCTCTGGCCGTCGGCGTAGGGATGGCCCTGTTCGTCGCGGCAAAGTGTCAGGATCACGCCGGAGATCGGCGTCCGCAGCACGGCCCGGTCGACGGTCAGCCGGCTTCGCTTCCACTCGGCTTCCGCATCCTGGAACGCCGCCTCCGCCTGCTTCAGCTCCAGGTCCGAGATCAGCCCGGCTTCGTGCAGCCGGCGCTTCGATTCGAGGTCCGCCCGCGCCGTCTCGAGGCGCTCGCGGGTCGCCTCCAGCCGCGCCGCCACGTCGACGTCCTCCCCGGTGATCGAGCCGATCACCTGCCCCGCCTCGACACGGTCTCCCTCGGCCAGGCGCCGGCCGGATGCGTCGCGGCCGACCTCGATCCGCCCCGCCGTCTCCGCCCGCAGCACGACCTTCTGCGGCGGCCGGAGTGTCCCGGTTCCGACGACCGTGGCCTCCACGTCCCCGGTCTTCACCGGATCGACCTTCACCGGAACCCGGAACTCCACCGGCTCGACGCGGGTCGCGCGGCAGCCGGCTCCCGCGAGGACGGCGAGGGCGAGGCCGGCCACCGCTCGCCGGCGCATCAGCGCGTCCCCGCCGCGGTTTCTGCCGAGGCGGGCACCCACCGGATGGCGTCCGCCACCAGCACGCCGGAACCCTCGGCCAGCGACAGCTCCACCACCGCCTCGCCGGCCGCGAGCTCGAACTCCCCGACATCACTCCACCCCGCGGGTGCCGCCGCAGGGTCGAACGGCGCCTCTTCCCGGCGCCCGCCGGCCTCGACGCGGAAAGACCACCGGCGGCCTTCCACCAGGGGAAAGCCTTTCACCGACCCGGGGAGGTGCACCTGGAGCGTCCACCGTCCGGCCTGGGGGAGGCGGGCGGTGAACCGGGCCTTGTACTCGGGCGAGCGGGCCGCCACGACCGCCTCCGTGTGCCGGTAGCGCCCCCACGCGGCGGGATCGGCGCGGCGCGACCACACCGCGGCCCGGAACCCGTCCGCCACGGGGAGTCCGGCGTCACGCTCCACGTCGTCGCGCCCGCGCGGTCGGAGGCGCAACCATCCGCGCCGCTCCGGCTCGACCGTGCCGAAGCCCTCGTCGAGATCGTCGACGACGATCCCCCCTTCGGCGGGCGGGTGCCAGGGCACGGTGCGCGCACCGGTGAACGGCTCGGCCCGGACCGCTTCCCCGCGCTCCGGCCGCGCGACGGCGACCGCGAAGGGGCCGCGGTTCCGCGACAGGTACGGCTCCACGCGGATCTCCTTCGGCGGCTCGGAGGTCACCACGCCGATCTCGACCGCGGAGCGCCCTTCGACCCGCACCGGATCGGTGGCCTGCCGCTCTGCCTTCTCCCCGGCAACGTAGGACAGCCGGACGAGTCCCGGCGCGGAACCGTCGTTGCGGAGGCGGACGATCAGCTGGTAGCGGGGGTTCCCCTCGGCATCGTCCTCGAGGCGCACCAGTCGGGACTCTTCGGCGGCGAACGCCGGGAGTTCGGTCTCGTCGAGCCACGTGGCCAGGATGGGCTCGAGGTCGCGCCCGGCGCTCCGCGCGGCGCGGATCAGGTCGTCGCGCTCCACCGCGCCCCCTTCGTGCGCGGAGCGCAGCGCCGCGAGGGTCGCCGCCAGGGCCTCGCGGCCGAGCTCGTCCCGCAGCGAGCGGGAGAGAGCGCCGCCCTTGAGCGTCAGCACGTCGATCGTCCGGGCCGGATCCTCCCACGGGTCGAGCCGGGACAGCGCCACCCCGAGGACGGTCTCCCAGATCTCGGGGCGCTCCGTGACCACCTCGACGAGGACATCGCCGATCGGCCGCGAGCGGCCCGTCATGAACCAGCGCTGCACCGTCTTGCCGATGAGCCGGTTCAGGCCGGCGTCGTAGAGATGGACGGAGAAGAAACCGCGGCGGTCGAACAGCAGCTCGCTCGTGAGGACCTCCAGCGTGTAGTCGAGAGCGACCGCGTCCTCTCCCCGGGGCGAAACGAGATAGGGCAGGAAGTTGCGCGCGCCGCCGGTGAAGAGGTTGCCGCCGCTGAAATCGTTGTCGAAGAACGCCTGCAGCCGGGAGAGGATCGCAGCCGGCATGCCGCCCTCGACCTCGCTGTAGTCGCTGCGCCTCGACTCGGAGAACGGAACGTCCCACCGGGCCGTCGGCAGACCCGATTCCCGGAGCAGCAGCATGCCCGGAGGCGCGAGCACGGTGTCCATCCGCCATCCCCCGCCGAACCCGCGCAGCCGATTGGGAACCTCGACCAGCGTGAAGCCGTCGTAGGGGTACGGCAGTCCCTCCTCGGAGGCCTGGCGCAGCCTCTCCTCGGCGAACCGCCGGATCTCCGGGAGCCCCGCCGCCAGGGGCTCGAGCCGTGATCGATGACGCGACGCCACCAGCAGCCGGCAGCGCACCCCGGCGATCTCCGCCTCCAGCGCCTCGAAGGGGGCCGCCACCAGGGCGACCTCCGGCACGGGCCCGCCGGGCGCGAAGCGGAGCGCTCGGCGACCGGGACCGGCGGCGGCCGCTTCCCGGGGCGCACCCGGACCGGCGACGTGCCACGACTCCGGGACCTCCACCGTCAGGTCGAGTTCGAACGGATCGCGGGGCCGGCGGCGGGGATCGCCGCGGTCCGAAAACGGCCCCGGCATCGGCAGCCATGCGATTCCCGGCATCAGCGCGACGAAACGGCGGTCGAAGATCGCCGGCTCGTAGCCGAGCAGGAACACCGCCCCGTTCCACGTCGTCCGCTCGAGCGGGTGGGCCGCCGCCGAGAGATACGCGAAGTCGAGGTCCGGTCGCCCGGCCAGCTCGACGCGGATCGTGCGTTCCTGGCCGGCGGCGAGCGGTCCGCCCAGCCGGATTCGGAGCAGGCCGGAGGCGAAGGTGTACGGCAGCGGACCCCCTTCGCCCTCGACCCGCTCGACGGCCAGGCCGGGATTCGCCGTGAGCAGAACCTCTTCGAGCATCTCCCCGGGCGGCGCGGCGAACGTCAACTCGAGCGCTTCTTCCACGCGGCGCCCCGGCGCGATGACGACCTTCCCCGACACGCGCCGCAGATCGGCCGCCGGCAACTCTTCGAGCTTGGCGTGCTCGGCGCGCCAACGTTCGATCCGCGCCGGCACCGCCGCCCGCTCGTGGCGCAACATGCCGAGCCCCCCCGCGGCGGCGGCGAGGAGGACCAACCCGGCCGCCGCGCGGCGGCCGCGGTGCCCGTGGTCGCGACGCGGGTGGAGCGCGGCGCCCAGGAGGAGAGCACCGATGCCGGCCGCGGCGACCGCCGCGCGCTGGAACCAGCCGGCGGCGGGCGCGATCTCCGGCATCAGGTCGGACGGGAAGGACATCGCGTAGCCGCCGGTGAGGTCGAACAGCGGCTGGTCGTACATCGGCAGCGCGAGGAGCGCCATCGTCGAGCCGACGACGAGGGCGATCGTGACCAGCGCCGCCAGCAGCCGCGCGCGGAGCGCGATCGCGGCCAGAAACGTCGCCCCCACCATGAAGACCGTCGCCGGCACCGCCATGAACAGGGCGAAACCGAACAGCGACACGGGCTCGATCGGCTCGCGGATGAGCCAGCCGACAACCAGCAGCATGCCGGCGAGGAGGAGGACGGGCACCATCGAAACGCCGAGCAGGCCGAGTCCGCGGCCGGCGAGAAGGGCCACGTTGCCCACGGGCCGGGCGTCGAGAACCTCCGCGATCCGGTCGCGCCGGTCGCGCGCCCGGACGTCGAAGGCGAGGAAGATCACCCCGAGCAGCATGACGAGGAGCAGATTCGAGCCGTAGCTCCCGATGAAGAAGCGGGGGTTGATCATGGCCGCGGTGGCCGACCAGGAGGACAGGTTCCGGTGAAGGCCGAGCCCGTGGTAGAGGTACATCGCCAGCGGGAGCAGCACGGACAGCGCGAGGAAGATCCAGTAGCGCACCAGGCGTCGGCAAAGGCGCGCCTCCGCCCGAGCCAGGGCCAGCACCGCGTCCAGCGTCTCTCCTCTCACCGCTCCTCCTCCCCTCCGACCTCGTCGAGGGTCCGGCCTCGAGCCAGCATGAAGGCGAGGTAAGCCTCCTCCAGCGTCGGCGCGTCGACGGGGCGCGCCCCCTCCGGAAGAGCACCGGACGCCACGCCGCGGATGGTGACCCGGCCCCCGCTCGACGTTCGCGACACCTCCTCGGCTCCGGCCCCGAGCTGGACCGGGCGGCCGGCCGGCACGGTCACCTCGAAGACCTTCCCGCGGGCGCGAGCGACGAGATCCTCGGGAGAGCCCTCGAACGCGATCTTTCCGTGATCGAGCAGCGCGATGCGCCGGCAACCGGAACCGAGGTCCGCCACGATGTGCGTGGAGAGGAGAATCACGCGGTCGCGCGCCAGCTTGGCCATGAGCTCCCGGAAGCGCAGCCGCTCTTCCGGATCGAGCCCCACCGTGGGCTCGTCGACGACCAGCACCGGCGGCTCGTGCAGGAGCGCCTGCGCGACCCCGAGACGCCGCACCATCCCGCCCGACAGGCTCTTGACCTTGTCGTTCGCCTTGGCCGCCAGACCCACGAGGTCGAGCGTCCGCTCGATCCGCTCGGCGCGCTGCCTGCGGTCGCGAAGACCGGAGAGCCGGCCGAGGGTGTCGAGCACCTCGCGCACGCGCGCCAGACGCCAGGCGCCGAATTCCTGGGGCAGGTATCCGATCAGCCGGCGCACCTCCCGCGGTTCGCCGACGACGTCGTGGTTCGCGACTCGCACTTCCCCCCGCGTCGGGCGCAGGAGCGTGCACACGATCCTCATCAGCGTGCTCTTGCCGGCCCCGTTCGGCCCCAGCAGGCCGAACAGCCCGGCCCCGATCGAGAGGCTGACGTCGTCCAGGGCGACGGTGCCCCCCGGGTAGGTGTGCGAGACCTCGTCGATCTCCACGCGGACGTCGGCAGCCGCCGGCCCGGCAGTGGACATGGGACCCCTCCTCGCCCGCTGCGGATCGGTACGCGGGCCGTCACGAAGCTTACACAACGGTCCGGAGCGCGCTGCCGGCCGCGGCCCGGACCGGCCGCCCTTTCCGTGGCGAGCGGTCGCCGAGGTGGCGCGACCGGGGCGCAAGGCCCGGGCTGCCGGGGTCTGTGGCCGATGGGCGCGCCGGGGATTACACTCCGCCGCCCTCGCCCCGCCCTAGGCGCGGCACGATCTTTTCTCCCCGAAAGGACGAGCCATGCTGCCTGACCCGCTCCATCCCGCCGTGGTGCACTTCCCGCTCGCTCTGAGCGTCCTCTTGCCGCTGGCCGCCGCGGCCGCCCTGCTCGCGATCCGGCTCGGGGCGCCGGGGCGCCGCACGTGGGCGGCCGTTCTCGCCCTGTCCGCCCTCCTCTCGGCGAGCGCCTGGTTCGCCACGGAGACGGGCGAGGACCAGGAGGGGATCGTGGAGACCGTCGTGGCGCGCGATCTGATCCACGAGCACGAAGAGGCCGGCGAGCGCCTGTTCCAGGCGTCGCTGGCCGTTCTGCTCGTCGTGGCCTTCGGGATGGCGCCCGCGCGGTTCGCGCGGGGGGCGCGAATCGCCGGCCTCGTCGCCGCCGCGGCGCTGGTCGCCTTCGCCGTCCGGGCCGGGCATACCGGGGGCGAGCTGGTCTACCGGCACGGTGCCGCACGCGCGTACGTCGCCAACGCGCAGCGCTCGATGCCCGAGTCCCGGTCAGCGGACGGCCTC
Coding sequences within it:
- a CDS encoding efflux RND transporter periplasmic adaptor subunit, translated to MGARLGRNRGGDALMRRRAVAGLALAVLAGAGCRATRVEPVEFRVPVKVDPVKTGDVEATVVGTGTLRPPQKVVLRAETAGRIEVGRDASGRRLAEGDRVEAGQVIGSITGEDVDVAARLEATRERLETARADLESKRRLHEAGLISDLELKQAEAAFQDAEAEWKRSRLTVDRAVLRTPISGVILTLCRDEQGHPYADGQRVSAGYVFAEIAPDDSLVADVDLVGTDAARVRRGMPARIRTVAFPDRQFEGRVVRIAPSLDPVTRTLRVEISVRNDERLLKPGMFVEATIVLERHEGVPVVPRAAVVERSGRKVVFVLKGQRVVQRPVRLGLGGDEVVEIREGVAPGEKIVVAGVETLSDGSLVRVSGG
- a CDS encoding ATP-binding cassette domain-containing protein, translated to MSTAGPAAADVRVEIDEVSHTYPGGTVALDDVSLSIGAGLFGLLGPNGAGKSTLMRIVCTLLRPTRGEVRVANHDVVGEPREVRRLIGYLPQEFGAWRLARVREVLDTLGRLSGLRDRRQRAERIERTLDLVGLAAKANDKVKSLSGGMVRRLGVAQALLHEPPVLVVDEPTVGLDPEERLRFRELMAKLARDRVILLSTHIVADLGSGCRRIALLDHGKIAFEGSPEDLVARARGKVFEVTVPAGRPVQLGAGAEEVSRTSSGGRVTIRGVASGALPEGARPVDAPTLEEAYLAFMLARGRTLDEVGGEEER